A stretch of Pseudoclavibacter chungangensis DNA encodes these proteins:
- the ruvX gene encoding Holliday junction resolvase RuvX — MRHGTRLGVDVGRARIGVARSDPSGLLATPVETVPRDTTRERHVAAIVAHVVETDAIEVLVGLPLSLAGGDTPSTTDARDVAAAIAEATEVPVRLVDERLTTVTAARQLRDVGRSASRSRDRIDQMAAVVLLQNALDAERSTGREPGAPVERRDEDSVGSEPKR, encoded by the coding sequence GTGCGGCACGGCACGCGGCTCGGTGTCGACGTCGGGCGCGCGCGCATCGGTGTCGCGCGTTCGGATCCGTCCGGCCTGCTCGCGACGCCCGTCGAGACGGTGCCTCGCGACACCACGAGGGAGCGGCACGTCGCGGCGATCGTCGCGCACGTCGTCGAGACCGACGCGATCGAGGTGCTCGTGGGGCTGCCCCTGTCGCTCGCAGGCGGCGACACGCCGTCGACGACCGATGCCCGCGACGTCGCCGCGGCGATCGCGGAGGCGACCGAGGTACCCGTGCGGCTCGTCGACGAGCGACTCACGACGGTCACCGCGGCGCGACAACTGCGCGACGTGGGGCGCAGCGCCAGCAGATCGCGCGACCGGATCGACCAGATGGCGGCCGTAGTACTCTTGCAGAACGCATTGGACGCCGAACGGTCCACTGGGCGTGAGCCGGGGGCGCCAGTGGAACGAAGGGACGAGGATTCTGTCGGATCAGAACCGAAGCGATGA
- the mltG gene encoding endolytic transglycosylase MltG — MVVLALLVAGGGIGWVAFGDRIQSVLGLDAGDFEGAGNGTEVLFTVVDGDTGTQIGERLTEEGVVKSVKAFVSAVTGRAEEPVFQPGTFKLQAEMSADSALDALLDPANLAHSTVLVREGETQADAFSVIESSLGIPATELEALAADPQSFGLPAEATSLEGFLFPATYDFEDGVDARTVLQTMVDRAMQSLDEHGVAPESRWDVVRLASLIQKEAGLREDYYKVSRVFLNRLAIDMPLQSDATVAYGTGNTHRVETTDAERADASNPFNTYVHTGMVAGPISNPGDLAIDAAVNPADGQWLYFVTWNLETGETIFSNTYEEHLAAVAKWQQWMAEHPEYG, encoded by the coding sequence GTGGTCGTGCTCGCTCTGCTCGTCGCGGGTGGGGGCATCGGCTGGGTCGCGTTCGGCGATCGGATCCAGAGCGTGCTCGGCCTCGATGCGGGCGACTTCGAGGGGGCGGGCAACGGCACCGAGGTCCTCTTCACGGTCGTCGACGGCGACACGGGCACGCAGATCGGCGAACGGCTGACCGAGGAGGGCGTCGTGAAGTCCGTCAAGGCGTTCGTCTCGGCCGTCACCGGCCGCGCCGAGGAGCCCGTCTTCCAGCCCGGCACCTTCAAGCTGCAGGCGGAGATGAGCGCCGACAGCGCGCTCGACGCGCTGCTCGACCCGGCGAACCTCGCCCACTCGACGGTTCTCGTGCGAGAGGGGGAGACCCAGGCCGACGCGTTCAGCGTGATCGAGAGTTCACTCGGCATTCCCGCGACGGAGCTCGAGGCGCTCGCCGCGGATCCGCAATCGTTCGGTCTGCCCGCCGAGGCGACGAGTCTCGAGGGCTTCCTGTTCCCGGCGACCTACGACTTCGAGGACGGCGTCGACGCGCGCACCGTCCTCCAGACCATGGTCGATCGTGCGATGCAATCGCTCGACGAGCACGGCGTCGCGCCGGAATCGCGCTGGGACGTCGTCCGGCTCGCCTCGCTCATCCAGAAGGAAGCCGGCCTGCGCGAGGACTACTACAAGGTGTCGCGCGTCTTCCTCAACCGGCTCGCGATCGACATGCCGCTGCAGTCCGATGCGACCGTCGCGTACGGAACGGGGAACACGCACCGCGTGGAGACGACCGACGCCGAACGCGCCGACGCCTCGAACCCGTTCAACACGTACGTGCACACGGGCATGGTCGCGGGCCCCATCTCGAACCCCGGCGATCTCGCGATCGACGCGGCCGTGAATCCCGCCGACGGGCAGTGGCTCTACTTCGTCACCTGGAACCTCGAGACGGGCGAGACGATCTTCTCGAACACGTACGAGGAGCACCTCGCGGCGGTCGCGAAGTGGCAGCAGTGGATGGCGGAGCACCCTGAGTACGGTTGA
- a CDS encoding shikimate dehydrogenase produces MSTVETRLAVLGSPIAHSRSPELHTAAYRALGLDWSYGRFDVDESTLGAFLDARGGGWRGLSLTMPLKSAVIPRCATVSETAELAGAVNTLVFDDGGPRAAAHGHNTDVDGFRSALREVGAVPSRVDLLGAGNTAASAVVAVAGLGARRLRVLARRPERARPLADLARRLGLDVEVVELSSFVADDEVDLVVDTIPDGRHVHVRYPADVRARATLFEAVYDPWPPAMAALWLDVGGRVVTGLDLLVHQAVGQVRLFVRPEDEAVALPDATLVGIMRAALGVSSGH; encoded by the coding sequence CTGAGTACGGTTGAGACGCGGCTCGCGGTACTCGGCTCACCGATCGCCCACTCGCGATCGCCCGAGCTGCACACCGCGGCCTACCGTGCCCTCGGACTCGACTGGTCGTACGGGCGCTTCGACGTCGACGAGTCCACGCTCGGGGCGTTCCTCGACGCTCGCGGCGGCGGATGGCGCGGCCTGTCGCTGACGATGCCGCTCAAGTCGGCCGTGATCCCGCGCTGCGCGACGGTTTCGGAGACCGCCGAACTCGCGGGCGCGGTCAACACGCTCGTGTTCGACGACGGCGGCCCGCGAGCCGCGGCGCACGGACACAACACCGACGTCGACGGATTCCGATCGGCGCTGCGTGAAGTGGGTGCCGTGCCGTCACGCGTCGATCTGCTCGGCGCCGGCAACACGGCCGCGTCCGCGGTCGTCGCGGTCGCGGGCCTCGGGGCCCGTCGACTCCGCGTCCTCGCGCGCCGCCCGGAGCGGGCGCGCCCCCTCGCGGATCTCGCCCGTCGCCTCGGACTCGACGTCGAGGTCGTCGAACTCTCGTCGTTCGTCGCCGACGACGAGGTCGACCTCGTCGTGGACACGATCCCCGACGGACGGCACGTGCACGTCCGGTATCCCGCGGACGTCCGAGCGCGGGCGACGCTCTTCGAGGCCGTCTACGATCCGTGGCCGCCCGCGATGGCCGCGTTGTGGCTCGACGTCGGCGGTCGCGTCGTCACGGGGCTCGACCTGCTCGTGCACCAGGCGGTCGGCCAGGTGCGGCTCTTCGTGCGGCCGGAGGACGAGGCCGTCGCGCTGCCGGACGCGACACTCGTCGGCATCATGCGCGCGGCGCTCGGGGTGTCGAGCGGCCACTGA